Proteins from one Malaya genurostris strain Urasoe2022 chromosome 2, Malgen_1.1, whole genome shotgun sequence genomic window:
- the LOC131430104 gene encoding transport and Golgi organization protein 11 isoform X1: MARSISPGGYSNYEDDSMFQNAAYTHDLNEQMRVPKRIRATGDYFDEHELLSNGNGAINSWNYHDKIEMNVPDRIVVLGQDQHLVLTSGTKSAPREIMLENSILPKDPGLVRVSTPPRVITLSQHHFPSASDEPEEETDPNELDDYEPRSLESTEDMNNGNRTGNRSRFGHSDRKLVNGGGELQKRATFAKHNSELVVSRSFREETPTFGGSVENLTPSEEMTNLRRQVAKMNRRLLAIELDNMQRQQREKIIYCVGLAYLLLKTFMWLSRK, translated from the exons atggctCGTTCGATCAGTCCTGGAGGCTATTCAAATTACGAGGATGACTCGATGTTCCAAAACGCAGCTTACACACACGACCTGAACGAACAGATGCGAGTTCCTAAGCGTATTCGGGCCACTGGAGATTATTTCGATGAGCATGAGCTGTTGTCCAATGGAAATGGAGCTATCAATTCCTGGAACTATCACGACAAAATCGAAATGAACGTTCCCGATCGAATTGTGGTTCTCGGTCAGGATCAGCATCTAG TTCTTACGTCAGGCACCAAATCGGCTCCTCGTGAAATAATGCTGGAAAATTCTATCCTACCGAAGGATCCTGGCCTCGTTCGTGTGTCGACTCCTCCGCGAGTGATCACACTATCGCAACATCATTTCCCGTCCGCTTCAGACGAGCCGGAGGAAGAAACTGATCCAAATGAACTTGACGATTATGAGCCACGCTCGTTGGAATCGACCGAGGACATGAATAACGGAAACCGTACTGGTAATCGGTCACGGTTTGGACACAGTGACAGGAAGCTTGTAAACGGTGGTGGGGAACTGCAGAAAAGAGCTACATTTGCCAAACATAATTCCGAGCTTGTGGTCAGCAGAAG CTTCCGCGAAGAGACGCCCACCTTCGGTGGCAGTGTGGAAAATCTGACTCCGTCGGAAGAAATGACCAACCTGCGCCGACAGGTGGCCAAGATGAACCGGCGACTGCTTGCTATCGAACTGGACAACATGCAACGGCAACAGCGGGAGAAGATTATTTATTGCGTGGGCCTGGCTTATCTGCTGCTCAAAACATTTATGTGGCTTAGtcggaaataa
- the LOC131428707 gene encoding uncharacterized protein LOC131428707, which yields MTRFLASMLRSRTFKVLANGTLSNEKLMETGLCQGSVLSVTMFLIAIDTIKQYLPPDVLCLLYADDIVLIASGENAKTVESRLQNALNMAEKWEAESGFKISEAKSATVIFKNTRSCKPGIPNSLQLNGTPIPRENSYRCLGVIFDQCLQFRKHAEEIRANCQQRIQFLRSVATRNWGGDRHTLLKLYRATVLEKLLYAAPVISGMSEVLLRRLETIHNAGLRTIIGAFHTSPIDSLHAESGIPNIQTLLEQRTAIFAARRNAIHNGRIDEPNDNERNLSDDSNPSSDETKDSGELWGTAARIIKEANTAISRGKHVLQKIDLTVPEIVTFTCPNGSKNHDRCGYSVVSEDLKIQKRINGMCSIYSAESLAVMDALSWIVNNPRIGAYLICTDSMSVLTTRKGTEVIVCWVPSHVGITGNETADQNAKQALKSKIIDNKQIDLEEFKAIIKNGILSRWQQCWYQETRNKLREVKNTISPFTEAVGTNRQESVKLARLRIGHTLFTHSYLLDKTETPRCQLCNSILSVKHVIVDCAALTEKREKIGLSPNLREALADDQERAKTVIKYFKDIKLYDQI from the exons atgacacgattcctagcaagcatgctacgttccaGAACGTTTAAGGTGCTTGCAAACGGTACACTATCAAATGAAAAACTTATGGAAACCGGACTTTGCCAAGGATCGGTCCTAAGTGTAACGATGTTCCTCATAGCTATCGATACAATCAAGCAATACTTACCCCCAGACGTGCTATGCTtgctatatgcagacgacatcgtCCTAATCGCTAGCGGAGAGAACGCCAAGACGGTCGAATCCCGGCTGCAAAATGCTCTGAACATGGCCGAAAAATGGGAAGCTGAATCTGGATTCAAAATATCGGAAGCAAAAAGTGCCACGGTTATCTTCAAAAACACGCGCTCCTGCAAACCGGGAATTCCGAACTCCCTACAACTCAACGGCACACCAATACCCCGAGAGAATAGCTACAGATGCCTAGGAGTTATTTTCGACCAATGTCTTCAATTCCGGAAACACGCAGAAGAAATTAGAGCCAACTGTCAACAGAGGATTCAATTCTTACGAAGTGTGGCAACCAGAAACTGGGGAGGAGATAGACACACGCTGCTTAAACTTTATCGAGCCACTGTCCTCGAAAAGTTACTATACGCCGCACCTGTAATCTCCGGTATGAGTGAAGTATTGTTGAGAAGACTAGAAACGATTCACAACGCTGGATTAAGAACGATCATAGGAGCATTCCACACAAGCCCAATTGACAGTTTACACGCAGAGAGTGGAATCCCGAATATACAAACCCTACTTGAGCAAAGAACCGCCATCTTTGCGGCACGTAGAAACGCTATACATAACGGCAGGATTGACGAACCCAACGACAATGAAAGAAATCTGAGCGACGATAGTAACCCATCCAGTGACGAAACAAAGGACAGCGGAGAGCTCTGGGGAACAGCAGCTCGCATAATCAAAGAAGCCAACACAGCCATATCAAGAGGAAAGCACGTCTTACAAAAAATCGACCTAACTGTACCGGAGATAGTTACCTTCACATGCCCAA ATGGTTCCAAAAACCACGATAGATGTGGCTACAGCGTAGTATCAGAGGATTTGAAAATACAGAAAAGAATTAACGGCATGTGTAGCATATACTCAGCTGAAAGCTTAGCAGTCATGGACGCACTATCCTGGATTGTAAATAACCCTAGAATAGGAGCTTATTTAATATGCACCGACTCGATGAGCGTACTCACAACAAGAAAAGGCACAGAAGTGATCGTGTGCTGGGTACCAAGCCACGTTGGTATTACCGGAAACGAAACAGCGGACCAAAACGCGAAGCAGGCcctaaaatcaaaaatcatagATAACAAGCAAATTGACCTAGAAGAATTTAAAGCGATAATAAAAAACGGAATACTGAGTAGGTGGCAGCAATGTTGGTATCAAGAAACACGCAACAAACTTCGCGAAGTCAAAAATACAATTTCACCTTTTACGGAAGCAGTTGGAACAAACAGACAAGAAAGCGTAAAATTGGCAAGACTACGTATAGGACATACACTTTTCACACATAGTTATCTGTTGGATAAGACCGAGACACCACGATGTCAGCTGTGCAATAGCATACTATCGGTTAAACATGTGATCGTAGACTGCGCAGCACTGACGgaaaagcgtgaaaaaataGGACTGTCACCCAACCTGCGGGAAGCCCTCGCGGATGACCAGGAACGAGCAAAAACAGTGATAAAATACTTCAAAGATATTAAGCTATATGATCAAATTTGA
- the LOC131430104 gene encoding transport and Golgi organization protein 11 isoform X2, producing MARSISPGGYSNYEDDSMFQNAAYTHDLNEQMRVPKRIRATGDYFDEHELLSNGNGAINSWNYHDKIEMNVPDRIVVLGQDQHLGTKSAPREIMLENSILPKDPGLVRVSTPPRVITLSQHHFPSASDEPEEETDPNELDDYEPRSLESTEDMNNGNRTGNRSRFGHSDRKLVNGGGELQKRATFAKHNSELVVSRSFREETPTFGGSVENLTPSEEMTNLRRQVAKMNRRLLAIELDNMQRQQREKIIYCVGLAYLLLKTFMWLSRK from the exons atggctCGTTCGATCAGTCCTGGAGGCTATTCAAATTACGAGGATGACTCGATGTTCCAAAACGCAGCTTACACACACGACCTGAACGAACAGATGCGAGTTCCTAAGCGTATTCGGGCCACTGGAGATTATTTCGATGAGCATGAGCTGTTGTCCAATGGAAATGGAGCTATCAATTCCTGGAACTATCACGACAAAATCGAAATGAACGTTCCCGATCGAATTGTGGTTCTCGGTCAGGATCAGCATCTAG GCACCAAATCGGCTCCTCGTGAAATAATGCTGGAAAATTCTATCCTACCGAAGGATCCTGGCCTCGTTCGTGTGTCGACTCCTCCGCGAGTGATCACACTATCGCAACATCATTTCCCGTCCGCTTCAGACGAGCCGGAGGAAGAAACTGATCCAAATGAACTTGACGATTATGAGCCACGCTCGTTGGAATCGACCGAGGACATGAATAACGGAAACCGTACTGGTAATCGGTCACGGTTTGGACACAGTGACAGGAAGCTTGTAAACGGTGGTGGGGAACTGCAGAAAAGAGCTACATTTGCCAAACATAATTCCGAGCTTGTGGTCAGCAGAAG CTTCCGCGAAGAGACGCCCACCTTCGGTGGCAGTGTGGAAAATCTGACTCCGTCGGAAGAAATGACCAACCTGCGCCGACAGGTGGCCAAGATGAACCGGCGACTGCTTGCTATCGAACTGGACAACATGCAACGGCAACAGCGGGAGAAGATTATTTATTGCGTGGGCCTGGCTTATCTGCTGCTCAAAACATTTATGTGGCTTAGtcggaaataa
- the LOC131430103 gene encoding cytochrome c oxidase assembly protein COX15 homolog, whose amino-acid sequence MFNYSRLVAPLFRIAKSYPNLVTKSLAPCRTFVNSKTTIPKWSILQKANITLTGRIVQTTVTRYCTKPEVTEKGRKAVGYWLLGCSGMVFVAVVLGGVTRLTESGLSMVTWKLLGEKMPRTQQEWEEEFERYKQFPEFKIKNKDITLGEFKIIWHMEFGHRMWGRLLGAVYALPAVYFWSRGYLDRGMKIRTLMFGALIGAQGLLGWYMVKSGLEDRFHHESDVPRVSQYRLASHLGLAFVLYSLLLWSALDKLLPAQKLVGQIPAATFRFKRLVHANKAAVFITALSGAFVAGLDAGLIYNSFPKMADRWIPSDILALSPTLRNFTENPTTVQFDHRVLGTATLTLITGMFVLSRRRVLPPRAYTAATAVAVMGWTQVLLGITTLLTYVPVPLAASHQSGSLLLLSLAIWLSHEMKHLKRLPK is encoded by the exons ATGTTCAACTATTCTCGACTGGTGGCACCTTTGTTCCGGATAGCTAAAAGCTACCCGAATCTAGTTACTAAAAGTTTAGCTCCATGTCGAACATTTGTAAATTCCAAAACAACTATCCCCAAATGGTCCATCCTACAAAAG GCAAACATTACCTTAACTGGTCGAATTGTGCAGACAACCGTGACCCGGTATTGCACAAAACCGGAGGTAACTGAAAAGGGTCGTAAAGCCGTTGGTTACTGGCTTCTGGGATGTAGCGGAATGGTATTCGTAGCGGTTGTGCTAG GTGGAGTGACACGTCTTACAGAGTCCGGTTTGTCGATGGTTACCTGGAAGTTGTTGGGTGAGAAAATGCCTCGAACACAGCAAGAGTGGGAGGAAGAATTTGAGCGCTACAAACAGTTTCCTGAGTTTAAGAT CAAAAACAAAGACATAACCCTCGGTGAGTTCAAAATAATATGGCATATGGAATTCGGTCATCGAATGTGGGGTCGACTGCTTGGAGCTGTTTATGCATTGCCAGCGGTGTACTTCTGGTCCAGAGGGTATTTGGATCGAGGAATGAAAATTCGTACCCTAATGTTCGGTGCCCTAATAGGGGCCCAAGGTTTGCTAGGTTGGTACATGGTAAAGTCCGGCCTGGAAGATCGATTCCACCATGAGAGCGACGTCCCACGTGTATCTCAGTATCGTTTAGCATCACACCTAGGGCTTGCATTTGTGCTATATTCGTTATTATTGTGGTCAGCATTAGACAAGCTTCTTCCAGCACAGAAATTGGTAGGCCAAATTCCGGCAGCCACTTTCCGATTCAAACGGCTAGTCCATGCGAATAAAGCAGCAGTATTCATCACCGCCCTATCCGGAGCATTTGTAGCTGGTCTGGATGCTGGATTAATTTAcaattcatttcccaaaatGGCCGATCGATGGATCCCCAGTGACATTCTGGCGTTGTCTCCCACTCTGCGAAATTTCACCGAGAACCCCACAACGGTGCAGTTCGATCATCGAGTTCTCGGCACCGCAACACTGACGCTCATAACGGGAATGTTCGTGCTATCGAGAAGACGCGTTTTGCCTCCAAGAGCCTACACGGCGGCCACCGCTGTTGCTGTGATGGGCTGGACACAAGTGTTACTGGGAATCACGACGCTTTTGACATACGTTCCCGTCCCGCTAGCCGCCAGCCACCAGTCCGGTTCGTTGTTGCTTTTATCGTTAGCCATTTGGCTATCGCACGAAATGAAACATTTGAAACGATTACCCAAGtag